From one Williamwhitmania taraxaci genomic stretch:
- the lysS gene encoding lysine--tRNA ligase — MSNLELSEQEIIRRNSLDELRKLGIDPYPAQAYPVNKSTVDIIDNFDALSGSGEEVCVAGRIMTRRIMGNASFFEIQDEKGKIQIYLKRDDICPGEDKTLYNTVFKRLLDNGDIVGVKGFVFRTNMGEISIHVREFTILSKSLRPLPTVKEKDGQLFDAFTDPEQRYRMRYVDLIVNPQVREVFIQRAKIISTMREFFNAKGYLEVETPILQPIPGGAAARPFITHHNALDMPLYLRVANELYLKRLIVGGFEGVYEFSKDFRNEGMDRTHNPEFTVMEIYVAHKDYFWMMEFTEQMLERVAMALHGTTVVQVGDKTIDFKAPFRRITMLDAIKEYTGVDISAMDEAGIRKVCNDLGLDADETMGKAKLIDTIFGEKCEGNFIQPTFITDYPIEMSPLCKRHRSNPELTERFELMVNGKELCNAYSELNDPIDQLERFQDQMQLSEKGDDEAMFIDMDFVRALEYGMPTCSGMGIGIDRLTMFMTNQASIQDVLFFPQMRPEKKVTKDEPADYIAIGIPEEWVAVIQKMGFVTVDSVKKAVPSKLFNDLCGSNKKNKLGLQNPTMDQVKKWVE, encoded by the coding sequence ATGAGTAATTTAGAGCTAAGCGAACAGGAGATTATCCGACGTAACTCGTTAGACGAACTTCGCAAGCTGGGGATTGACCCCTATCCGGCGCAAGCCTATCCGGTGAATAAAAGCACCGTGGACATTATCGACAACTTCGATGCACTAAGTGGTTCGGGCGAAGAAGTTTGCGTAGCAGGTCGTATCATGACCCGCAGAATCATGGGAAATGCCTCTTTCTTCGAGATACAAGACGAGAAGGGGAAAATCCAGATATACCTTAAACGTGACGACATTTGCCCCGGCGAGGACAAAACTCTATACAACACGGTTTTTAAACGATTACTCGACAATGGCGACATTGTAGGTGTAAAGGGGTTTGTTTTTCGCACCAATATGGGCGAGATATCAATCCACGTAAGGGAATTTACGATCCTTTCGAAATCACTCAGGCCTTTGCCCACCGTTAAGGAGAAGGATGGGCAACTATTCGATGCATTCACCGATCCCGAGCAACGGTATCGTATGCGCTACGTGGACCTAATTGTAAACCCTCAGGTTAGAGAAGTCTTCATTCAGCGGGCAAAGATCATCAGCACCATGCGGGAATTCTTCAACGCCAAGGGCTATCTTGAGGTGGAAACCCCAATTCTCCAACCCATACCTGGAGGTGCTGCTGCAAGGCCATTCATTACCCATCACAACGCACTGGACATGCCACTTTACCTTCGCGTGGCCAACGAGCTTTACCTCAAACGCCTTATTGTGGGTGGATTTGAGGGCGTTTACGAATTTTCCAAAGATTTCCGCAACGAGGGAATGGATCGTACCCACAACCCCGAGTTTACGGTAATGGAGATATACGTCGCCCATAAAGATTACTTCTGGATGATGGAGTTCACCGAACAGATGCTTGAGCGCGTTGCCATGGCCCTGCACGGAACTACCGTGGTTCAGGTTGGCGATAAGACCATCGACTTCAAAGCGCCCTTCCGCCGCATAACCATGCTCGATGCCATCAAGGAATACACCGGAGTGGATATCTCGGCTATGGATGAGGCTGGAATCAGGAAGGTATGCAACGATCTTGGGCTTGATGCCGACGAGACTATGGGCAAAGCCAAGCTCATTGATACCATCTTCGGAGAGAAGTGCGAGGGCAACTTTATCCAGCCCACCTTTATTACCGACTACCCCATTGAGATGTCGCCACTTTGTAAGCGCCACCGTAGCAACCCTGAACTCACCGAAAGGTTCGAACTCATGGTTAACGGCAAGGAGCTCTGCAATGCCTACTCGGAACTCAACGACCCTATCGACCAGCTGGAACGATTCCAAGACCAGATGCAACTCTCCGAAAAGGGCGACGACGAAGCCATGTTCATCGATATGGACTTTGTGCGGGCACTGGAATACGGAATGCCAACCTGTTCAGGAATGGGTATTGGCATCGATCGCTTAACGATGTTTATGACCAACCAAGCCTCTATCCAAGACGTTCTCTTCTTTCCTCAAATGAGGCCCGAGAAGAAGGTAACAAAGGATGAGCCTGCCGACTATATTGCCATTGGTATCCCCGAAGAGTGGGTAGCTGTTATTCAGAAGATGGGGTTTGTAACCGTTGATTCGGTAAAAAAGGCGGTACCAAGTAAGCTGTTCAACGACCTATGTGGCTCCAACAAGAAGAATAAGCTGGGACTGCAAAACCCCACCATGGATCAGGTTAAAAAATGGGTTGAATAG
- a CDS encoding DUF2238 domain-containing protein, producing the protein MKAKKQWVLIILFIIGLVLSGINPHDYFTWGLEVFPAVIGLGVLIGTFKSFRFTTLTYVLILVHCYILFIGGHYTYAEVPIFDWIQEAFHQSRNNFDKVGHFVQGFVPALIIRELFVRQQIVKKGPWLSFLTVCVCITISVGYELLEWFVAVVSGQSSESFLGTQGYVWDTQSDMLYAAIGAICMIIFLSKIQDRQIDKIKPAATQNRA; encoded by the coding sequence ATGAAGGCGAAGAAGCAATGGGTTTTGATTATACTATTTATCATAGGGCTGGTTTTATCAGGAATCAATCCCCACGATTACTTTACCTGGGGGTTAGAGGTTTTTCCTGCGGTGATTGGATTAGGAGTTTTAATTGGCACGTTTAAATCGTTTCGGTTTACAACGCTTACCTATGTGCTCATACTAGTCCACTGCTATATCCTATTTATTGGTGGGCACTACACCTATGCCGAGGTTCCAATATTCGATTGGATTCAGGAAGCGTTTCACCAAAGCCGCAACAACTTTGATAAGGTGGGACATTTTGTCCAAGGATTTGTTCCTGCCCTAATCATCCGTGAGCTATTTGTCCGGCAACAAATTGTAAAGAAAGGGCCATGGCTATCGTTTCTTACTGTTTGCGTATGCATAACCATTAGTGTAGGCTACGAATTGCTGGAATGGTTTGTGGCGGTTGTGTCCGGCCAATCGTCCGAATCGTTTCTAGGAACACAAGGGTATGTGTGGGACACTCAGTCCGACATGCTTTACGCAGCGATTGGGGCCATTTGTATGATTATATTCCTATCCAAAATTCAGGACAGGCAAATAGATAAGATTAAACCGGCAGCCACACAGAATAGGGCATAG
- a CDS encoding amidohydrolase has protein sequence MDELKRLRHELHKNPELSNKEADTALRLKFFLSRHKPDELISGVGGEGILAVYRGAEPGPDVLFRADMDALAIEENNKVSYASTKKGIGHMCGHDGHMAILSGLAVSLAHKRPTKGRALLLFQPAEETGEGAYRALKDITMRGFKPEYAFAIHNMPRFPKGAVLINPGTFAVASKGLVVKLYGKSSHAAEPEKGLSPALAVARTIEGLVQLSKSVGLFHDYVLLTVIYTKLGEVAFGTTPGYAEVGATLRAIKNEDMKLLSKFSEELVQRVAQEQGLEVEISYTDDFPAAINNAEAIAHVEVAAAKHGLEKVMLTEPNRWSEDFSHFTLACKAAIFGLGSGVDHADLHSPNYDFPDDIIDPGVNLFRGIVDEILG, from the coding sequence ATGGATGAGTTGAAACGGTTGCGCCACGAACTACACAAAAATCCGGAACTTTCGAATAAGGAGGCCGACACGGCTTTGCGGTTGAAGTTTTTCCTGAGTCGCCATAAACCCGATGAACTTATTTCTGGCGTAGGTGGAGAGGGAATTCTGGCCGTATACCGTGGCGCTGAGCCCGGTCCCGATGTTCTCTTTAGAGCCGACATGGATGCGCTTGCTATTGAGGAGAACAACAAGGTTAGCTACGCCTCTACCAAGAAGGGCATAGGCCATATGTGCGGACACGATGGGCACATGGCTATTCTCTCTGGCTTGGCCGTTTCACTTGCTCACAAGCGACCTACAAAGGGTCGTGCTCTCTTGCTCTTTCAGCCAGCGGAAGAGACAGGCGAAGGTGCTTATCGTGCCCTTAAGGATATTACCATGCGTGGTTTTAAACCAGAATATGCTTTTGCCATACACAACATGCCTCGGTTTCCCAAAGGTGCCGTTCTTATTAATCCGGGAACCTTTGCTGTGGCTTCAAAGGGTTTGGTTGTAAAGCTATATGGAAAATCGTCGCACGCGGCCGAACCCGAAAAGGGCTTAAGCCCTGCATTAGCGGTAGCGCGCACCATCGAAGGGTTGGTGCAGCTCTCAAAGTCAGTGGGATTGTTTCATGACTATGTATTGCTTACCGTTATCTATACCAAGCTGGGTGAGGTTGCCTTTGGAACTACGCCTGGATATGCCGAGGTGGGGGCAACGCTTCGTGCCATAAAGAACGAGGACATGAAATTGCTTTCAAAGTTCTCGGAGGAGCTCGTGCAGCGGGTTGCTCAGGAGCAAGGCCTTGAGGTGGAGATTTCCTATACCGATGATTTTCCTGCCGCCATAAACAATGCCGAAGCCATTGCCCACGTCGAAGTGGCTGCCGCAAAGCATGGGTTGGAAAAAGTAATGCTCACGGAGCCCAACCGTTGGTCGGAGGATTTTTCGCACTTCACGCTAGCATGCAAGGCAGCCATATTTGGCCTTGGATCCGGCGTGGATCACGCCGACCTACACAGCCCTAACTACGACTTCCCCGACGACATCATCGACCCTGGCGTAAATCTCTTTAGGGGTATCGTGGATGAGATATTGGGGTAG
- a CDS encoding KamA family radical SAM protein: protein METDNQIFHEPRAYDSIDLWKDVTPEQWNDAAWQMKHSIRSVEQLKKVIKLSAFQASEIERTLAALRSQGKEPLRITPYYATLMDSDPFHPIMPMGEKPKKRLDPIFWQSVPTPANLLFPDTGVEGAMAEGSRSYGAAYQRYPNRLALFVAENTSCASYCVHCQRAKSLDGSVDVSRTEVDKGLFYIGSNRNINEVLVTGGDALMISRSRLQYILEELSRIPHLRAIRIATRVPVVLPMAITDELLDLIEISANRYNNGAEKYVYFMTHINHYHEITKDLAVAVKKIRKHGFTIRNQTVLLNHVNDYYKTLAETFRRMFWIGIHPYYLLQCHKERGIVHFITPVQVGKIYMKHLQGWISGVTMPRYAANVEGGGGKVLLMPSGHDTFNVGSNNEDQISESYATVTTWDGKELFNYEALGRATREEFEAAVKVMDEFIGRKGVFLPKVILVDQDGKHIETTNRLKLPIIEKLKKSALLGYDLFDNEMPITNPAEITNRLDEQFRNSKYSKQQ, encoded by the coding sequence ATGGAAACCGACAACCAGATATTTCACGAACCAAGAGCCTACGATTCCATTGATTTATGGAAGGATGTAACCCCCGAGCAATGGAATGATGCCGCTTGGCAAATGAAGCACTCCATTCGTAGCGTGGAGCAGTTGAAAAAGGTTATCAAGCTGAGCGCATTTCAGGCAAGCGAAATTGAGCGAACATTAGCCGCGCTTCGAAGCCAAGGAAAAGAACCGCTGCGGATAACGCCCTACTACGCCACCCTGATGGATTCAGATCCGTTTCATCCCATTATGCCGATGGGTGAGAAACCAAAGAAGCGGCTCGATCCCATCTTTTGGCAAAGCGTACCCACCCCAGCCAACCTCCTATTCCCCGATACCGGTGTGGAAGGAGCCATGGCCGAAGGGTCCCGCAGCTACGGAGCAGCGTACCAACGCTATCCCAACAGGCTGGCCCTATTCGTAGCCGAGAATACCAGCTGCGCCTCATACTGCGTGCATTGCCAACGGGCAAAATCGCTGGACGGCAGCGTGGATGTGAGCCGCACAGAAGTAGACAAGGGATTGTTCTACATTGGGAGCAACCGCAACATTAACGAGGTGCTGGTTACCGGCGGCGATGCGCTTATGATAAGCCGAAGCCGACTGCAATATATACTGGAAGAGCTGAGCCGAATACCCCACCTCCGAGCCATACGTATAGCCACCAGAGTTCCGGTGGTGTTGCCCATGGCCATCACCGACGAACTGCTCGACCTTATTGAGATATCGGCCAACCGCTACAACAACGGAGCCGAAAAGTATGTGTATTTTATGACACACATAAACCATTACCACGAAATAACGAAGGACTTGGCCGTTGCCGTAAAAAAGATCCGAAAGCACGGCTTCACCATTCGCAACCAAACCGTGCTCCTTAACCATGTGAACGACTACTACAAAACCCTGGCCGAAACTTTTCGGCGAATGTTTTGGATTGGCATTCACCCCTACTACCTATTGCAGTGCCATAAAGAAAGAGGCATTGTGCATTTCATCACGCCCGTTCAGGTGGGAAAGATTTACATGAAGCACCTCCAGGGATGGATATCGGGGGTAACCATGCCCCGATACGCGGCCAACGTGGAGGGAGGAGGAGGCAAGGTGCTGCTAATGCCATCGGGGCACGACACGTTCAATGTTGGATCAAACAATGAAGACCAAATCTCCGAGAGCTATGCAACCGTCACCACATGGGACGGCAAGGAGCTGTTTAACTACGAAGCCCTAGGGAGAGCAACCCGCGAGGAGTTCGAGGCCGCGGTAAAAGTAATGGACGAATTTATTGGACGAAAAGGAGTTTTTCTCCCCAAGGTGATCTTGGTGGACCAGGATGGAAAACACATAGAAACCACCAACCGATTGAAACTACCCATTATTGAGAAACTGAAGAAGTCGGCACTGCTGGGATATGATCTTTTCGACAACGAGATGCCGATAACCAACCCCGCCGAGATCACGAATAGGCTGGACGAACAGTTCCGTAACTCGAAATACAGCAAACAGCAATAG